The Branchiostoma floridae strain S238N-H82 chromosome 8, Bfl_VNyyK, whole genome shotgun sequence genome has a segment encoding these proteins:
- the LOC118421717 gene encoding gastrula zinc finger protein XlCGF57.1-like yields the protein MDETMCGVASEHPGDETCCGSPSEHPGDEASSGSPTEHPGDETSSGSPSEHPGDESSRGSPSEHPGDGNTTGTGSLNEHVTKRVAKNVTKHVTKRLTKRRIRERRYKCDQCDYVATQKSNLDRHMAKHTGAKPYRCDRCGYRTAYKSTIVRHITKHTGEKPFTCKQCGLGAASQSNLVVHMRTHTGERPYQCEQCEYSAAQKHNFVLHMRKHTGEKPYACAECGHKMASKSELISHVRIHTGEKPHKCDQCDFSTAHRTSFTQHKLTHTGEKPYQCEVCAYRTGQKEHLARHMKTHSGQKPYVCGVCGHRTGDKYNLARHMRTHTGEKPFKCDQCDYSSARKSHLDLHVLTHTGEKPYVCEECGHRSAGWSNMARHKKQHSAEKPYKCELCNFSATQKNNLARHMHQHTGEKPHACSKCDFRTAHKVSLTSHMRKHRGEKPYKCDMCDYCTAFRSNLARHKATHSGGKPYMCGECGFRSGNRAALSRHVKTHEGEKPYKCEQCDFAHMERRGLDRHMMKHTGEKPFICEQCGYRSVEKAQLARHIRSHTGEKPYKCDQCDFAAADTSYLTRHILKHHTDERPYRCETCGFRTNDPSVLYHHRRKHTGEKPYKCDQCDYASTQKRSLAWHRLDHMGKKPSTCAGSGGTDPAKSQP from the coding sequence ATGGACGAGACAATGTGTGGCGTTGCCTCTGAACATCCTGGGGACGAGACCTGCTGTGGGTCTCCCTCTGAACATCCTGGGGACGAGGCAAGCAGTGGGTCTCCAACCGAACATCCTGGGGACGAGACCAGCTCTGGGTCTCCCTCCGAACATCCTGGGGACGAGTCAAGCCGTGGGTCTCCCTCCGAACATCCTGGGGACGGGAACACGACTGGAACGGGTAGTTTGAACGAACACGTGACCAAGCGCGTGGCCAAGAACGTGACCAAGCACGTGACTAAGCGCCTGACCAAGCGCCGGATCCGGGAGAGAcgctacaagtgtgatcagtgcgactaCGTCGCCACACAGAAAAGCAACTTGGACCGCCATAtggccaaacacaccggtgcgaagccctacaggtgtgatcgatgcgggtacaggacggcgTACAAGTCCACCATAGTCCGCCACATAActaaacacacaggtgagaaacccttcaccTGTAAGCAGTGCGGGCTCGGAGCTGCTTCCCAGAGTAACCTAGTCGtgcacatgagaactcacaccggtgagagaccctaccaGTGTGAGCAGTGCGAGTATTCCGCTGCGCAGAAGCACAACTTTGTCCTGCACATGcgcaaacacaccggtgagaagccctacgcGTGCGCAGAATGCGGGCACAAAATGGCGTCTAAGTCGGAACTGATTTCCCACGTGAGgatccacacaggagagaaaccgcacaagtgtgaccagtgcgacttctCCACCGCGCACAGAACCAGCTTCACTCAACACAAGCTcacccacacaggggagaaaccctaccagTGTGAGGTATGTGCGTACAGAACGGGTCAAAAAGAGCACCTCGCTAGACACATGAAAACCCACTCAGGGCAGAAACCTTACGTTTGCGGGGTATGTGGCCACAGGACGGGCGATAAGTATAACTTggccagacatatgagaacacacacaggtgagaaacccttcaaatgtgaccagtgcgactattcttctGCACGGAAAAGCCACTTGGACCTACACGTGCTTacccacaccggtgagaaaccgtacgTGTGCGAGGAGTGCGGTCACAGGTCAGCCGGCTGGTCTAACATGGCCAGGCATAAGAAACAACACTCGgcggagaaaccctacaagtgtgagctCTGCAACTTTTCCGCCACACAGAAGAATAACCTAGCCCGGCACATGCACCaacacacaggagagaaaccccaCGCCTGCAGTAAGTGTGACTTCAGGACGGCCCACAAGGTAAGCCTGACATCGCACATGCGGAAACACAggggagagaaaccctacaagtgcgacatGTGTGACTACTGCACTGCGTTCAGGAGCAACCTGGCCCGCCACAAGGCGACCCACAGTGGAgggaaaccctacatgtgcggggagtgcggCTTCAGGTCAGGTAACCGGGCTGCCCTATCCCGACACGTGAAGACTCACGagggggagaaaccctacaagtgtgagcagtGTGACTTCGCTCACATGGAGAGGCGTGGGTTAGACCGACACATGATGAaacacacaggggagaaacccttcatCTGCGAGCAGTGCGGGTACAGGTCGGTGGAGAAGGCGCAGCTCGCGCGGCACATCAGatcccacacaggagagaaaccctacaagtgtgaccagtgcgacttcgCTGCCGCTGACACGAGCTACCTCACCCGCCACATCCTGAAACATCACACCGATGAGAGACCCTACAGGTGCGAGACCTGCGGCTTTAGGACGAATGACCCGTCCGTCCTGTACCACCACAGAAGGAaacacacaggggagaaaccctacaagtgcgaccagtgcgactatgctTCCACACAGAAGCGCAGTTTAGCGTGGCACAGGCTAGACCATATGGGTAAGAAGCCTTCTACGTGTGCGGGCAGTGGGGGTACAGACCCGGCGAAAAGTCAACCTTAA